A single window of Cytobacillus dafuensis DNA harbors:
- a CDS encoding GNAT family N-acetyltransferase, whose protein sequence is MIDVLKIKPEMTYSLRHSVLRPHQTVEDCKYDTDHEAGAFHVGAFYQGELISIASFCVEKNPDFKIEKQYRLRGMATLEEFRKLGAGRSLVTFSESLIKEQGFDLLWCKARTTVQEYYNKLGFKVHGEIFDYPPIGPHIVMYKKLT, encoded by the coding sequence ATGATTGATGTTCTAAAAATCAAGCCAGAAATGACCTACAGTCTTAGACATAGTGTTTTACGTCCTCACCAGACAGTTGAGGACTGCAAATATGATACAGATCATGAAGCTGGTGCATTTCATGTTGGAGCATTTTATCAAGGAGAGCTAATTAGTATTGCTTCCTTTTGCGTTGAAAAGAATCCTGATTTTAAAATTGAAAAGCAATATCGTTTAAGAGGAATGGCAACTCTTGAAGAGTTTAGAAAGTTAGGAGCTGGTAGATCACTTGTTACCTTCTCCGAAAGTTTGATAAAAGAGCAGGGGTTTGACCTACTATGGTGTAAAGCAAGAACCACAGTACAAGAATACTATAATAAATTAGGCTTTAAAGTACATGGTGAAATATTTGATTATCCTCCTATTGGTCCACATATTGTGATGTATAAAAAATTAACATAA